A DNA window from Streptococcus parapneumoniae contains the following coding sequences:
- a CDS encoding GNAT family N-acetyltransferase: MEYELLIREAEPKDAAELVAFLNRVSLETDFTSLDGDGILLTSEEMEVFLNKQASSDNQITLLAFLNDKIAGIVNITADQRKRVRHIGDLFIVIGKRYWNNGLGSLLLEEAIEWAQASGILRRLQLTVQTRNQAAVHLYQKHGFVIEGRQERGAYIEEGKFIDVYLMGKLID; this comes from the coding sequence ATGGAGTATGAATTGCTCATTAGGGAGGCAGAGCCTAAAGATGCAGCTGAATTAGTGGCCTTTTTAAATCGTGTGAGTTTGGAGACAGATTTTACCAGCTTAGACGGAGATGGTATTCTCTTGACCAGTGAGGAGATGGAAGTATTCCTCAACAAGCAAGCTAGTTCGGACAATCAGATAACCTTACTTGCATTCTTAAATGATAAAATTGCTGGTATTGTAAATATCACAGCTGACCAGCGTAAGAGAGTTCGTCATATTGGAGATCTCTTTATTGTGATTGGAAAAAGATATTGGAATAATGGATTGGGAAGTTTGTTGCTAGAAGAAGCGATAGAGTGGGCACAAGCAAGTGGCATTCTGCGTCGTCTCCAACTGACTGTCCAAACTCGTAATCAAGCTGCAGTTCATCTGTATCAAAAGCATGGCTTTGTAATTGAAGGTCGCCAAGAGCGTGGAGCATATATAGAAGAAGGGAAATTTATCGATGTTTACTTGATGGGTAAACTGATCGATTAG
- the brpA gene encoding biofilm formation/cell division transcriptional regulator BrpA: MVKKIIGMVLALLSVTVVGAGIFAYTIYQQGTETLAKTYKKIGEETKVIEATEPLTILLMGVDTGNAERTETWVGRSDSMILMTVNPKTKKTTMMSLERDILTRIESGNGQAHEAKLNSAYADGGAELAIETIQKMMNIHIDRYVMVNMKGLQKLVDAVGGITVNNTLGIPISISDQEEFNTISIGVGEQHIGGEETLVYARMRYQDPEGDYGRQKRQREVIQKVMEKALSLNSVGHYQEILKALSDNMQTNIDLSAKSIPNLLGYKDSFKTIETQQLQGEGEMLQGVSYQIVSRAHMLEMQNLLRRSLGQEEVTQLETNAVLFEDLFGRAPVGDEDN; the protein is encoded by the coding sequence ATGGTTAAAAAAATTATTGGAATGGTGCTAGCTTTACTTTCTGTAACTGTAGTAGGAGCAGGTATTTTTGCTTATACTATTTATCAACAAGGGACAGAAACCTTAGCTAAAACCTATAAAAAAATCGGCGAAGAAACCAAGGTTATAGAAGCAACTGAACCTTTGACCATTCTGTTAATGGGAGTGGACACCGGAAATGCTGAACGAACTGAAACTTGGGTCGGTAGAAGTGATAGCATGATCTTGATGACAGTGAATCCTAAAACGAAAAAAACAACGATGATGAGTTTAGAGCGGGATATTCTGACCCGCATTGAATCAGGGAATGGTCAGGCTCATGAAGCGAAATTGAATTCAGCATATGCAGATGGTGGAGCAGAGCTTGCTATAGAAACCATTCAAAAAATGATGAATATCCATATTGATCGCTATGTGATGGTCAATATGAAAGGGTTGCAAAAACTAGTGGATGCAGTAGGTGGTATTACAGTCAATAATACCCTAGGTATCCCAATTTCTATCAGTGACCAAGAAGAATTTAATACCATTTCTATCGGTGTTGGGGAGCAACATATTGGGGGAGAAGAAACCCTAGTCTATGCACGAATGCGTTACCAAGATCCTGAGGGGGATTATGGTCGTCAAAAACGTCAACGTGAAGTTATTCAAAAAGTCATGGAAAAAGCTCTCAGTTTAAATAGCGTTGGTCATTATCAAGAGATTCTAAAAGCTTTGAGTGACAATATGCAGACCAATATTGATTTGTCTGCGAAAAGTATCCCTAACTTGCTAGGCTATAAAGATTCATTTAAAACCATTGAAACTCAGCAGTTGCAGGGTGAAGGAGAGATGCTTCAAGGTGTTTCTTACCAGATTGTTTCGAGAGCCCATATGTTGGAAATGCAAAATCTACTCCGACGTTCTTTGGGACAAGAAGAAGTTACTCAGCTTGAAACCAATGCGGTTTTATTTGAAGATTTATTTGGAAGAGCACCTGTTGGTGATGAAGATAATTAA
- a CDS encoding ATP-binding cassette domain-containing protein, giving the protein MSRISVQNVSKQFGSREIFKDLSFDIEENEFVALVGPSGSGKSTILNMIGLLDTVDSGKILINGKVLPKVNSQSAVHYRRNVINYLFQSNALISTSSVKDNLMLAMTFSNFSRQEKEQRIKETLEFVGLQNRLNSKINELSGGEQQRIAIVRAILKPGDIVLADEPTGSLDPEMSQKSFDLIRTLRDQFGKTILVVTHNMEQARQCDRIISLESVLVN; this is encoded by the coding sequence ATGTCTAGAATTTCAGTACAAAATGTATCAAAACAATTTGGTTCAAGAGAAATTTTCAAAGACTTAAGCTTTGATATTGAGGAAAATGAATTTGTAGCTTTAGTAGGACCTTCTGGTTCTGGAAAATCGACTATCCTCAATATGATTGGACTATTGGATACTGTTGACAGTGGTAAAATCCTAATCAACGGAAAAGTTTTGCCTAAGGTAAATTCGCAATCAGCAGTTCATTATCGAAGGAATGTCATCAACTATCTTTTTCAATCCAATGCACTCATTTCTACATCTAGTGTGAAAGATAACCTGATGCTTGCCATGACTTTTTCAAATTTCTCTAGACAGGAGAAAGAGCAGAGAATCAAGGAAACGCTAGAATTTGTTGGTCTACAAAATCGGTTAAATAGTAAAATCAATGAATTATCGGGAGGTGAACAGCAGAGAATTGCGATTGTGAGAGCTATTTTAAAGCCCGGAGATATTGTCCTAGCAGATGAACCAACCGGATCGTTAGATCCTGAAATGTCTCAAAAATCATTCGATTTGATTCGAACTTTGAGAGATCAATTTGGTAAAACAATTTTAGTTGTTACACATAACATGGAGCAAGCACGGCAATGTGATAGGATCATTTCACTGGAGTCGGTTCTTGTAAATTAA
- a CDS encoding ABC transporter permease: MTYKNILLGKMRYLILFLITIQSVLLALVAIFLAGLQYQQSWQSYNHHSETVTVYLQKLTEEQSQDVFNYFLEQSDLSIWTKRSESSDTGEGLNRIYIDILGSSAGFSDFESTGKIVVSQQQFADLLSHSDNSMTIGLDKGSNNMLYELPNLLFSIPVVIERLDYTFQNTNTVNGIYHINGLHDAVSRDNFLLRLSKMSGISVEDLTKESFGSSTDQGIWGITLAISIIVNALILLILFLICVLQSFKHFGTLILLGWGRKELWSAFFKNSLLFSIYIIPIISLCSWLLSGWSSFGLSSFILVFAGVSLSVLLLLLIFIIPTIIVYSVSPLAAIHKQLPMKPLMVTCLLFYTLVAGLLIAVSYSLDAPTNQFIENMKVSREWKNVEDMYVISSFVEGDDVGTYAGTTNSLERSMYNFYQRISELPGVYIAQGKFLNQEYLDAVYGTYQHVPKKPFWYLKFSYNYLQELGIPLSDEELLEMRNGTRLYLLPNTLNTEELEAMKAYLQESVTVKPGDLQTNFTENQKFMFKVYQPSRPIFTWSDSISYGTTSENPVIFVSTPENLYFMESANLVVSGYNGLLKIRDRETMEQVVSVLETEFPDLTDNRLSFTTVKNFINGLQKDLSYTFYLFGTIIAIIIITMMAIFWSFVLMYRLLFEEKLYVQYFMGFSPWKRYIGVVSLIISFSVMELIVSILVGSKLGIVMTLATFAFQIMLLYFSLFRKEGESIIQSFKE, from the coding sequence ATGACATACAAAAACATATTATTAGGTAAAATGAGATACTTAATCCTGTTTTTGATTACCATCCAGAGTGTCTTACTTGCTCTGGTAGCAATTTTTTTAGCAGGTTTACAGTATCAGCAGTCATGGCAGAGTTATAATCATCATTCCGAAACTGTAACAGTTTATCTTCAGAAGTTAACAGAAGAGCAATCACAAGATGTATTTAATTATTTTTTAGAACAGAGTGACTTGTCCATATGGACAAAACGTTCTGAAAGTAGTGATACAGGAGAAGGTCTAAATAGGATTTATATAGACATCCTTGGTAGCTCTGCTGGTTTTTCAGATTTTGAAAGTACGGGTAAAATAGTAGTCTCACAACAACAATTTGCAGATTTATTATCTCATAGTGATAATAGTATGACTATTGGACTTGACAAAGGCTCAAATAATATGCTTTACGAGCTTCCAAATTTATTATTTAGCATACCTGTAGTCATTGAACGATTAGATTATACTTTCCAAAACACTAATACGGTTAATGGGATATACCATATCAATGGTCTCCACGATGCTGTCTCAAGAGATAACTTTCTGTTACGTCTTTCAAAGATGTCAGGTATTTCTGTTGAGGATTTGACAAAAGAAAGTTTTGGAAGTAGTACTGATCAGGGAATTTGGGGAATAACACTTGCTATCAGCATCATAGTAAATGCCCTCATTTTACTGATCCTATTCTTAATCTGTGTTCTTCAATCCTTTAAACATTTCGGAACATTGATTCTTTTAGGATGGGGTAGAAAAGAATTATGGTCTGCTTTTTTCAAAAATTCTCTACTATTTTCAATCTACATTATTCCAATTATCTCTTTATGTAGTTGGTTGTTGTCAGGCTGGTCTAGTTTTGGTTTATCATCGTTTATTCTAGTTTTTGCTGGAGTCAGCCTCTCAGTCTTGTTGCTACTATTGATATTCATTATTCCAACGATTATTGTTTATTCGGTTTCTCCATTAGCCGCAATTCATAAACAATTACCAATGAAGCCTTTAATGGTAACCTGCTTGTTATTCTATACCTTGGTAGCTGGTTTGTTAATCGCAGTCAGTTACTCTTTAGATGCTCCAACGAATCAGTTTATTGAGAATATGAAAGTATCTAGGGAGTGGAAAAATGTTGAAGATATGTACGTTATCTCCAGCTTTGTTGAGGGAGATGATGTAGGTACATATGCAGGAACTACAAATTCCCTTGAGCGTAGTATGTATAACTTTTACCAGCGTATATCTGAGCTTCCAGGTGTCTATATTGCCCAAGGAAAATTTCTTAATCAGGAGTACCTTGATGCAGTCTATGGGACATACCAACATGTCCCTAAAAAACCATTTTGGTATTTGAAATTCTCCTATAATTACCTGCAAGAGTTAGGTATTCCCCTAAGTGATGAGGAGTTGCTAGAGATGAGGAATGGTACTAGACTTTATCTTCTACCTAACACGCTCAATACAGAAGAACTTGAGGCGATGAAGGCTTATTTACAGGAAAGTGTCACTGTAAAACCGGGAGATTTACAAACTAATTTCACAGAAAATCAGAAATTTATGTTCAAGGTTTACCAACCGTCTCGACCAATATTTACTTGGTCAGATTCCATTTCTTATGGTACAACTAGTGAGAATCCAGTTATTTTTGTCTCAACACCAGAGAATCTATATTTCATGGAGTCGGCAAACTTAGTTGTCAGCGGCTATAATGGTCTTTTGAAGATTCGTGATAGGGAAACAATGGAACAGGTAGTGTCCGTTTTAGAAACAGAATTTCCAGATTTAACGGATAATCGGTTGAGTTTTACAACTGTCAAGAACTTTATCAATGGTCTTCAAAAAGATCTGAGTTATACATTTTATCTTTTCGGCACGATTATAGCGATTATCATCATTACGATGATGGCTATTTTCTGGAGTTTTGTCTTAATGTACCGCTTGTTATTTGAAGAAAAATTGTATGTTCAATACTTTATGGGATTCTCACCATGGAAAAGATATATTGGTGTGGTTTCTCTCATTATTAGTTTTTCTGTGATGGAACTAATCGTTTCTATCTTGGTGGGTTCTAAGTTGGGAATAGTCATGACACTAGCTACATTTGCTTTTCAGATAATGCTTCTTTACTTCAGTTTGTTCCGTAAAGAAGGAGAGAGTATCATACAATCATTTAAGGAGTAA
- the tsaE gene encoding tRNA (adenosine(37)-N6)-threonylcarbamoyltransferase complex ATPase subunit type 1 TsaE, with translation MYTKNEEELQALGERLGHLLEKNDVLILTGELGAGKTTFTKGLAKGLQISQMIKSPTYTIVREYEGCLPLYHLDVYRIGGDADSIDLDEFLFGGGVTVIEWGNLLGDALPDTYLELEILKEEDGRRLNFQAKGLRAEKLLEELQHGV, from the coding sequence ATGTACACAAAAAATGAAGAAGAGTTGCAAGCCTTAGGGGAACGATTGGGCCATTTATTAGAAAAGAATGATGTTTTAATCTTAACTGGAGAACTGGGCGCAGGTAAAACAACCTTTACTAAAGGACTTGCTAAAGGTTTACAGATTTCTCAAATGATTAAAAGTCCCACCTATACTATCGTAAGAGAGTATGAGGGGTGTCTTCCGCTTTACCATTTAGATGTTTATCGTATTGGAGGAGATGCGGATTCTATTGATTTGGATGAATTTCTCTTTGGTGGAGGCGTGACTGTTATTGAGTGGGGAAATCTCTTAGGAGATGCCTTGCCAGATACTTATTTAGAGTTGGAAATTCTAAAAGAAGAAGACGGTCGCCGTTTAAATTTTCAGGCAAAGGGTTTGCGTGCAGAAAAGCTTTTAGAGGAGCTTCAACATGGAGTATGA
- a CDS encoding helix-turn-helix transcriptional regulator: MNTLAEKFRLKRKELRLSQQTLAEGICEQSQISKIERGHFIPSADLLFKLSQRLEVPLDYFFNEQIEIKSNLSNFKQLSARLLDDRNYDDLEYLYKIEVERSTFLTLEDRTYLEWIKAIIDFYQYDSKREAISSLENILLKVSSNTLIYLKALNTLSNFYSLVGREQEYEANYSHLMELYQTKNFEHQEFLFGYIRVRYNYAHYLVSKEKYNEAIQEALETIELCKQRQTSYQLAPLLILVGNAGAKFLDKEQVKNYYMEARELCKIYNNPLMLMKIENYLKELDTV, translated from the coding sequence ATGAATACACTCGCAGAGAAATTCAGATTGAAAAGAAAAGAGTTGAGACTCTCCCAACAAACTCTTGCAGAAGGAATTTGTGAACAAAGCCAGATTAGTAAAATTGAGAGAGGGCATTTCATTCCCTCCGCAGACCTTTTGTTCAAACTCTCACAACGACTTGAAGTACCATTAGATTATTTTTTTAATGAACAAATTGAAATTAAATCTAACCTCTCTAATTTCAAGCAATTATCTGCTCGCCTATTGGATGATAGAAATTATGACGATTTAGAATATCTTTATAAAATAGAGGTTGAGCGAAGCACTTTTCTAACACTAGAAGACCGAACTTACCTTGAATGGATTAAAGCTATTATTGACTTCTATCAATATGACAGTAAGCGTGAGGCTATTTCTTCATTGGAAAATATATTATTAAAAGTCTCCTCAAATACTCTGATTTATTTAAAGGCATTGAATACTCTATCTAATTTCTATTCCTTAGTGGGTCGTGAACAAGAATATGAGGCAAACTACTCTCATTTGATGGAGTTATATCAGACAAAAAATTTTGAGCATCAAGAGTTTTTATTTGGCTACATCAGAGTTCGTTACAACTACGCTCACTACCTAGTATCAAAGGAAAAATATAATGAAGCCATCCAAGAAGCTCTTGAGACGATTGAACTCTGTAAACAAAGACAGACAAGCTACCAACTGGCTCCTCTACTTATTCTTGTAGGAAATGCTGGAGCTAAATTTCTAGACAAGGAACAAGTCAAAAATTATTATATGGAAGCAAGAGAGTTATGCAAGATTTATAACAATCCTTTAATGTTGATGAAGATAGAAAATTATTTGAAGGAATTAGATACTGTTTAG